One region of Oncorhynchus keta strain PuntledgeMale-10-30-2019 chromosome 24, Oket_V2, whole genome shotgun sequence genomic DNA includes:
- the LOC118402691 gene encoding 39S ribosomal protein L2, mitochondrial: MAVASLSRALRSLSLSWPALLPTQTAGQTVLRAQTSSMFLTCSGWRGFLTTSCLEQNRNAWKQREKYTVRPIGMKKTGGRDHSGRVRTHGIGGGHKQRYRWIDFQRLRYEPGREEQTFEERVMEVRYDPCRSAEIALVAGGKRKRWIIATENMQVGDLIKTSGTIGRMAVSAKEGDSFPLGALPVGTLVNNLELYPGKGATYIRAAGDLYP; the protein is encoded by the exons ATGGCGGTGGCATCTTTATCCCGAGCTCTGcggtccctgtccctctcctggcCGGCTCTATTACCAACCCAG ACAGCAGGACAAACGGTGCTCCGGGCCCAGACCAGCTCCATGTTTCTAACCTGCTCTGGGTGGAGAGGCTTCCTGACTACATCCTGTCTGGAGCAGAACAGAAACGCatggaaacagagggagaaataCACCGTTAGACCTATAGGCATGAAGAAGACTGGAGGCAGAGATCACTCTG GCAGGGTTCGTACACATGGCATTGGAGGAGGCCATAAACAGAGATACCGTTGGATTGACTTCCAACGTCTCCGCTATGAACCAGGCAGAGAGGAGCAGACCTtcgaggagagggtgatggaggtCCGGTATGACCCCTGCAG ATCTGCAGAAATAGCTCTGGTGGCCGGAGGCAAGAGGAAGCGTTGGATTATTGCTACAGAGAACATGCAAGTTGGAGACCTCATTAAAACCTCTGGGACTATCGGCCGCATGGCAG TTTCGGCTAAAGAAGGAGACTCGTTCCCCCTGGGAGCTCTTCCTGTTGGAACTCTGGTCAACAACCTGGAACTGTATCCTGGGAAAGGAGCCACCTACATCCGTGCTGCAGGTGACCTTTACCCCTAA
- the si:ch73-288o11.4 gene encoding beta-microseminoprotein isoform X2, which produces MLVVVCRAQCFFQELETKDPKTPTKGCVDKEGKQHVFGSSWVKDCYDCSCSMRGIGCCNRIPEVVDLSAECELVVDRKACSYRVVMKSDKTKDCNSSFSMVL; this is translated from the exons ATGTTGGTGGTTGTGTGTCGAGCTCAGTGCTTCTTCCAGGAGCTGGAGACCAAAGACCCCAAGACTCCAACAAAGG ggtgtgtggaTAAGGAGGGAAAGCAGCATGTGTTTGGTTCTTCATGGGTGAAGGACTGCTATGACTGTTCCTGCTCCATGCGAGGCATCGGATGCTGCAACAG GATCCCAGAGGTGGTGGATCTCTCAGCAGAGTGTGAGCTGGTGGTGGACAGAAAAGCCTGCTCATACAGAGTGGTGATGAAGTCAGACAAGACCAAGGACTGTAACAGCTCCTTCAGTATGGTCTTGTAA
- the si:ch73-288o11.4 gene encoding beta-microseminoprotein isoform X1 → MGSLVRVVVCVLMLVVVCRAQCFFQELETKDPKTPTKGCVDKEGKQHVFGSSWVKDCYDCSCSMRGIGCCNRIPEVVDLSAECELVVDRKACSYRVVMKSDKTKDCNSSFSMVL, encoded by the exons GGTTCTCTCGTccgtgtggtagtgtgtgtgctGATGTTGGTGGTTGTGTGTCGAGCTCAGTGCTTCTTCCAGGAGCTGGAGACCAAAGACCCCAAGACTCCAACAAAGG ggtgtgtggaTAAGGAGGGAAAGCAGCATGTGTTTGGTTCTTCATGGGTGAAGGACTGCTATGACTGTTCCTGCTCCATGCGAGGCATCGGATGCTGCAACAG GATCCCAGAGGTGGTGGATCTCTCAGCAGAGTGTGAGCTGGTGGTGGACAGAAAAGCCTGCTCATACAGAGTGGTGATGAAGTCAGACAAGACCAAGGACTGTAACAGCTCCTTCAGTATGGTCTTGTAA